The DNA sequence CCGCCGTTGTCTGCAGATCTGCGACCGCGGCTACGTGCTCGATCAGGGCCGCGACGCGTACGAGGGCACCGGACGCGACCTGCTGAACGACCCGAAGGTCATCGGCCTGTACCTGGGCACCCTGGGCACGGACGCCGCCTGACGGCTCAGAGACGAGAGGGGCGGATGCTGCGGCATCCGCCCCTCTCTCGTGCCCGAGCGCGCCGTCCCCCTGGTCGTTGAGCGAGCGCCATCCCCCGGGTCGTTGAGCGCGCGCCATCCCCCGGGTCGTTGAGCGAGCGCCATCCCCCGGGTCGTTGAGCGAGCGCCATCCCCCGGGTCGTTGAGCGAGCGAAGCGAGACGAAACGCGCCGCACTCCCCTCCGCACGCCGCGCGCATGACGAAGGCCCCGGATGCTGCATCCGGGGCCTTCGTGCGATCAGTCAGCGTGAGCTGGTGCGATCAGTTGGTGCGCTCGATGGTGTTCTCGGCGTTGTACTTGTAGATGCCGATCGTGGCGCCCTGCGGGTCGCCGTTCTCGTCGAACGTGACCTCGCCGGAGTAGCCGTCGTAGTCGGCCGTGCCGCCGTCGTTGATGATCTTGGCGCAGTCCGCGAACGTGGTGCACTTCTCACCGTCGCCCGAGCCGCCCGAGATCTCCTCCATCTTGGCCGCGATGTCCGCACCCTCGGTGGAACCGGCCGCGAGCGAAGCGAGAGCCACGAGCACGACGGCGTCGTATGCCTCTGCCGCGTAGGTGAAGTCCTTCACCTCGGGGTTGCCCTCACCGGTCCAGTACGTCTGGAGGCGGTCGGTGAAGTCGTCCTCGAGTGCGGGTCCGGCCTTGGTGCCCTGAGCGCCCTCGAGCGAGACCGGGATCTCGTCGCCGTAGTCGGAGAGGTTGCCGTCGACCATGTAGAACTTGTCGGCCGAGATGCCGGCGTTCACCAGCAGCGGCGCGATCGTCTTGAACTGGTCGAACGACACGATCGCGACGGCGTCGGGGTTCTGTGCCTTGATCGTCTCGACCTGCGCGTCGAACTGCGCGTCGCCGACGTTGAAGGACGCCTCGGCGACGACCTCGCCGCCGGTGCCCTCGAACGTCTCCTTGATCGCGGCGTCGAGGCCGGTGCCGTAGGCGTCGTTCTGGTAGATGATGCCCAGCGACTTCGCACCGTCCTCGGCGATCAGGTTGCCGAGCACCTCGCCCTGGAGCAGGTCGCTCGGGGCGGTGCGGAAGTAGAGGCCGTCGTCGTCCCACGTGGTGAAGTCCGGCGACGTGTTCGAGGCGGAGATCTGCAGGATGCCGGCGCTGACGTTTCCGTCGAGGATGAGCTTCGAGACGCCCGAGGCCGCGGCGCCGACGATCGCGGAGACACCCGCGCTCTGGAGCTTGGTGATCGAGGTCTCGTACGCCTTGGTGTCGGTGTCGCCCTCGTCCTCGGCGGTGAGGTCGATGGTGATACCGGCGTCCGCGTCGTTGATCTCTTTCACGGCCAGGCCGACGCCCGACTCCATGGGCGGGCCGAGGAACGCGAGCGATCCGGTCTGCGGCAGCAGCGAGCCGAGCTTGAGGGTGAGGTCCTGGGCCGGCTTGTCGCCCCCGCCCGAAGACTCCTCCGACGGCGAGCTGCTGCAGCCCGAGATGATCAGCGCGGAGGCGCTGACGAGCGCGACCCCTGCGATGATCTTGGCGCTGCGCGAGCGCGTGAATACGGTCATGATGCTCCCTTGCGTGACTGGCCGTGGACTGTGGACCACGGTCGGATGATCTACACATTAGGTGCAGAACGCTTCCGGGAGGGGTCGGTAGTGTTTCGGTGCGTTAACGATCCGCTCGCGCGCTTCCGAGGCGCGCAGCGGGGTCGGTCCGGCGTTCTCAGACCGGCGCGACGGCCGTGCGGCGTCCACGCCGGGCGGCCAGCAGCAGGTCGATCACGAACACCGTGATCGCGACCCAGACGAGCACGAATCCGATCCAGCGTTCGATGGGCATCGGCTCGCCCAGCACGACGGCGCCGATGACGAACTGCATCACCGGGGTGATGAACTGGATCATGCCGATCACGGCGAGGTCGATGCGCCGCGCTCCCGCGGCGAACAGCAGCAGCGGCACGGCGGTCGCGACTCCGGCGAACGCGAGAAGGACGGCGTGCCAGGCGCCGTTCTGGCCGAAGGTGAGCCCCTCGGGGGTCGTCGCGACGAGCACGAGCTGCACGACGGCGATGGGGATCAGCCAGAACGACTCGAGGGTGAGGCCGCTCACGGCATCCACCGCCGGCCCGATCTTCTTCTTGATGAGGCCGTACAGCCCGAAGGAGGCGGTGAGCGAGAGCGCGATCCAGGGGAAGTGGCCGTAGAGGACGATGATCACGACGACCGCGACCGCCGCGATGCCGATCGCGGTCCACTGCAGGCGTCGGATGCGCTCCTTCAGCACGAACACCCCGAGCAGGACGGTCGTGATCGGGTTGATGAAGTAGCCGAGGCTCGTCTCGATGACATTGTCCGACAGCGTGCCGATGAGGAACACCTGCCAGTTGACGTAGATCAGGAGTCCGGCGAGCGCCGTCCAGCCGAGCAGTCGAGGCTGGCGCAGAATCGCCCCGAACGCCCGCCACCCGCGCGTCACCGTCAGCAGGATCACACAGAAGACGAGCGACAGCAGCACCCGCCAGGCGACGACCTCCCACGGACCGGTCGGTGTCAGCAGCAGGAAGTAGAGCGGCAGCACGCCCCAGAGGAGATACGCGCCGCCTGCGTACGCGACCCCCGCCGTCTGGCTGGATCGCGGGGCGGTGGTCGTCGAGGTCACCGCACAACCCTAGTCCCGGCCGAGCGGGCCGCCTGCTCGTTGCTCGGCCCCCTCACGAGAATGGCAGGATTCGGACGCGCTGTGGCCGAATGCAGGAAGGGCCCGGATGCATGATGCATCCGGGCCCTTCCGAGAGACGCTGTCTCAGCGGACGACGACCGCGAGGACGTCGCGAGCCGACAGGACGAGGAACTCGTCCGCGCCGAACTTCACCTCGGTGCCGCCGTACTTGCTGTAGAGCACGCGGTCGCCGACGGCGACGTCGAGCGGAACGCGGTTGC is a window from the Microbacterium sp. LWO14-1.2 genome containing:
- a CDS encoding ABC transporter substrate-binding protein, whose translation is MTVFTRSRSAKIIAGVALVSASALIISGCSSSPSEESSGGGDKPAQDLTLKLGSLLPQTGSLAFLGPPMESGVGLAVKEINDADAGITIDLTAEDEGDTDTKAYETSITKLQSAGVSAIVGAAASGVSKLILDGNVSAGILQISASNTSPDFTTWDDDGLYFRTAPSDLLQGEVLGNLIAEDGAKSLGIIYQNDAYGTGLDAAIKETFEGTGGEVVAEASFNVGDAQFDAQVETIKAQNPDAVAIVSFDQFKTIAPLLVNAGISADKFYMVDGNLSDYGDEIPVSLEGAQGTKAGPALEDDFTDRLQTYWTGEGNPEVKDFTYAAEAYDAVVLVALASLAAGSTEGADIAAKMEEISGGSGDGEKCTTFADCAKIINDGGTADYDGYSGEVTFDENGDPQGATIGIYKYNAENTIERTN
- the rarD gene encoding EamA family transporter RarD, whose amino-acid sequence is MTSTTTAPRSSQTAGVAYAGGAYLLWGVLPLYFLLLTPTGPWEVVAWRVLLSLVFCVILLTVTRGWRAFGAILRQPRLLGWTALAGLLIYVNWQVFLIGTLSDNVIETSLGYFINPITTVLLGVFVLKERIRRLQWTAIGIAAVAVVVIIVLYGHFPWIALSLTASFGLYGLIKKKIGPAVDAVSGLTLESFWLIPIAVVQLVLVATTPEGLTFGQNGAWHAVLLAFAGVATAVPLLLFAAGARRIDLAVIGMIQFITPVMQFVIGAVVLGEPMPIERWIGFVLVWVAITVFVIDLLLAARRGRRTAVAPV